The Neomonachus schauinslandi chromosome 11, ASM220157v2, whole genome shotgun sequence genomic sequence TAGGCAATGCTGGGTTACACAAGGGGCAGACTGAGCCACTGCTTAGAACACGTGCAAAACAAgggcaccaaaaaaaaagaggggaggagaaaaatTGAGACCAGAATTTGATCATTAATAtatatacagctgacccttgaacaacacgagtttgaactgtgtgggtccaactataagtggatttttttttcaataaatacagaacagtactgtaaatatatttttccttatgattttcttaaaacattttttaaagatattatttagagagaaagagacaaagagtgcacaagcagggggaggggcagagggagagggagaagcagactccccactgaacagggaccccgatgtggggctcgaacccaggacctggagatcatgacctgagctgaaggcagacgcttaaccacctgagccactcaggcatcccaaaacattttctttttgctagcttactttattgtaggaatatacaatatataatacatatgacatacaaaacACGTGTTAATCAACCGCTTCTGCTCTAGGTGAGGCTTCCGGTCAGTTAAGTTTTAGGGGACTCCAAAGTTACACATGAATTTCCAATTGTGTAGGGGGTCAGCACCCCAACCCCCGCactgctcaagggtcaactgcatatttttgaaagaaactaTAATCGATTGGATGTCCTATATATGCCTCATggttcaatattttcattttgaattgtaTATGGAAAACGGGGCACCATTGTGTTTTCAAGGTTTGGaggctttaaagattttattatttttaagtaatctctacacccaacgtggggcttgaacttataaccctgagatcaagagtcactagCTCTAtgggctgagccagccaggcaccccaaggtttgGAGTCTTTAAAGTCTTCATCTCGGGGGGGTGTGCGTggctaaacatctgccttccgctcaggtcatgatcccagggtcctgggatcgagccccgaattgggctccctgctcagtagggagcctgcttctccctctccctctgctgctccccctgcttgtgtgctctgtcaaataaataaaatctttaaaaaaaaatacttagtctTCATCTAGTCTTGGTTAGGAGAAAGTTCTCTAGTGACTTGTTTTTGGGGTCCGTCTTTGGCCCTGTTCTATTCAACTTTTTAACCCACCTCTTGGGGATGGGTGTCAATCAAGTCTAACAAGAAAAACTTAGTAAGGACAAATATGAGGACATGCTGTTAAGTCCAAGGTAACAGCTTCATATGTCTGAAGTGAAGGGATGTGGTCTGGataataacaaaatatgtaaagacaGGGGTTCTAGAGGGCAGTGGCTTCACAATAAATTGAGAGCAGGGTGTAACCACCAAAACACAGGCCCAGAGGTCGGGGGGAGGGGACCCCAAATTACATGACACAAGGAGGtacagaagaaactgagggtccTTAGCTCAAAGAAGCCTCAGTTGTCTTCAGCTAGCAGAAGGCATGCTGGGGGAAGCGGACTACACTTGTTTAGTGGAGGACAGGGTGTGGGCAGCAAAATCAGTACAGGATCCTGCAGAAGTGAGCCTGGAAACCCAGTAGCTTTGCTGGTGCCGATTTTTCATCCACATTTCCGCTCTCCTCCACACTGCCATTCCTTGAAGGTGCTCCTCATAGAGGCAATGGGAACATCCACACGGACACATAGCCTTAAAACCCTCATTATTTCTTGCCTGAATTCTTGCAGCAGCCCCCTAACTTCCCTGCTTGCCGTCTCTCACTCTTCCAAATGTATATCCCCCATCGCTAGCAGAATCACCATCCAAAAACCTGACATGGTCCTTCTGGGCGGCCTGGCCTGCCTTCCTGGTCTCGTCTCTCCCCACGGCCTCTTGCCCTCTGTGCTGCAGACCACAAAGTACTCCTTCAGCTTTACACACCTAGTTTCCTCTCCGTGGAGTAACTTGTTCACACTTTGTACGTGGTAGCTCTAATCACTTCCTCAATGACGCGTTTCCTGATCCCTCACCCAACTAATACTGCCTCCTATTTAACGAACCCCGCTTGACTTCAATCGCTCCACTTCTTTAGATCTTTCCTTGCCTCTGTACCACAAGTCTCTTTAGGGCAGGTCCTgggttttattcatctttgtatttttattttattttatttttaagattttatttttatttatttgacagagagggacacagcgagagagggaacacaagcagggggagtgggagagggagaagcaggcttcccgccgagcagggagcccgatgtgggactcgatcccaggaccctgggatcgtgacctgagccgaaggcagacacttaacgactgagccacccaggtgcccctctttattttttttttaaagattttatttatttatttgacagagagagcacaagtagggggaggtgtaggcagagggagagggagaagtaggcttcccgccaagcagggagcccaatatggggctcaatcccaggaccctgggatcatgagctgagctgaaggcagatgcataaccatctgagccacccaggagccccgtcaTCTTTGTATCTTTAGCACCTGCCACAGTGCCTGGACTACATAGGAAGAACTCAGTAAATGGCTGATGGAATTAacaaagagatttttctttcctaaattcttCCTGCAATAGGCACACAGTTTTTGTGAAGAGAATTAAATTTGGTCCTTCGTGGGCAGCTTTCTGTCCAGCTAGGACCCCTGAGAGTATTTCACTGACCTCTCTTGAGTAGAAGCAACCCTGAGAATGGACACAGGGTGCTGAGAAGTGGCTAGACAGCCAAAAAATGGTTCTTATTTAGGAGGGTTTCAACCTCGTTGAGAATCTAGTGAAAAATAGACCCTTTCCCCaggaaaatgtatattcagaCACACAATTTTCTAACTTGGTTCCTAAACCTAGAGTCCCTGCCATTCCCCAGGGCCTCCacctccacaccccccccccactcccccccaccaaGGCTTCCTTCCCGGTCCCACAGGTAAAGAATCCCTACGCCAGAGGCACTGGATATCTAACCAGGACTCAGAGAGGATGGCTATGGTGGCCAGGTGCTCTCCCTTCCTGATGAGGCCAATGCGTGCATTCTAGAGCACTACTTCTGCCCATCCACAGGACCTCCATGGAGATGGTAGATGCTctgagaagaaatgaagaagtTTCACCAAGGGCGTAGGGGGAGGGGAACAAGaggaaagttaaaaacaaaaacgaacCTCAGTCACTAGAAGGAGAAGCCTAACTATTCAGCTCCTCTTCTGGGCAGCTGCATCTCCTATCTAGTTAACAGCCACCAGacataaggaagaagaaatgagtaaCAGCCCAAGTGTTTATTACCAAAACAACTGTTCCACACTCAGTGCCTCCACTCCCATCCCTGAGGATAACCAGGAAAGTCCTTGGGGTTGTAGGAGCCCTTCGGAGGGAAAGAACTGCCTGGTTCACGCTGCCTTGGCTGGTTGTGAGGACAATGCCCTCGCAGGGACCAGTTACACAGCATCCCTGGACCTAAGGACCCCTAAAGATGGGAATGGGTGCGAGCTGACAGAGGATTTTGGTCACCGTTTCAGCATGACTAGGGGGTTATGGGTAAGCCTGATAGTAGCCCCTCTACAAGAACATACACAACCAGGGCATCCCCCTCAAGGAATCCAAACTCCTCAGGATCCCCACCAAACGTGGTCTGGCAGAAAAGAGAAGTCTTTAGAGCCTGCTGCATGATGCAAGCCGGGTCCAGAGTGCACCGCATTGCTCTTGGCACCACTCTTAAAGGCCTCCATTGGCAGGGGCTGCCCACGAGGGGCACAGCCACCAGCCTGGCTCAAACCCCGGGGCCTGGGGTGGAAATGGTCAGGCTCCGCAGCCTTCACACCATCCGGACTTCGGACTCCTCGGCTATTCCCTGAAGCTTTTCCATGATGTCCCCTGAGGGGggctcaggggctgggggggggcccTCCCGGGGCTTCGGACAACACATAGTAGACAATCTCTTGCTCGCCTTGGGCGTTGGTCTGATTCACCACGTGGATGATGGGGCTGGGAGTGTCCTGAGAGGCTGAGAGGCCTGTCCCCTCACTGCTCccgccctcctcttcctcttcagccTCCTCCTGGGGTCCTGGCTCCCCTGGCACTGCTTCGAGAAGGATGCCCTGCAGGCTGCTCTCACTCAGTGCTGCTCCCAGGCCCGATCCGTCCTGCGGCTGCCGTAGCAGCTGCTGCGTCAGCTCCACACTCTCGTAGCGAACCAGCTGCAGCCGCATGTAGCCATCTTCGTGCTCCTTGTACCTGGTGAGGCGGGGGCGCACAGGGCAGAAACCACACGCAGGGGGAGGCAGGGCGCCCCGGAGAGCGGCAAGGTAAGGGACAGACCCGAGGGATGGGACGGGCCCTGGGATTTTAAATGATAGAAGCTGGAGATCAAAAAGGTCTTTATGAGAATATGTAGAAGACAAGAGGGAAGGAGCATTACTCAAGATGGAAAATTGTATGTAGAAacttgagagggagggagggagagggggtgggaaaaagaaatgatctgtGTTGGAAGGTGGGGGTGTCACAGGATTTATGAGATGGTCAGGACCCTTAGGCTCCAGTTCTGGTTCTGGCTGCAGGGCTTTGGCAccacattcaaaaataaaaaaaatcatctcgCTCCACCACTTTGTCCCTTGAGCCTGAATGGAGATGGTGGATTATCatcaaattcaaaaaaaaattttttaagattttattttttatttgagagagagagagagtgtgcgcacacacaagtgggaagaggggcaaagagagaggaggggcagaggggcagagagagaagcagactccctgctgagcagggagcctgatgcggggctcgatcccaggaccctgggatcatgacctgagctgaaggcaggcgcttaacgactgagccacccaggtgccccaaattcgaGGTTTTTAACTTGTTGAAAagatatggggggggggaaggtctGTGAATCTAGAGGGCAGGGTTGAGAGACATACCGAAAACGGGGGTGCCCTGAGGGCCACTTGAACTGGTGCTTCTCACGAAGATGCACAGTGAGGTTGTTGCCCCTCGTGAAGCATTTGTCGCACACGTGACACTTGTACCTTGGCTCTGAGTCTCcctgatggggaggggagggggagtgaggCCAGCTCTTCATCCTGGGCTCCCCACACCTCTGCCAGCCCTCTCCCACCGACAGCCCCACTCACTTCATGCACTTTTCGGTAATGGGACTTGATAGAGCAGAGGGATCGCGCACTGAAGCTGCAGTTCTCAAAATCACACCTGTAGGCTGGCTCCTTGCTGTGGGTATCCAGGTGCTTCCGCAGGTCAATCAGATTCTTGCAGCTGCAGGGAGAGgtcaggaggggctggagggcaTGGGGGACACGGGACCGTGAGTTCTCGGCCTTCCATCCCCTGGTTCCCCCTACCTGTAGTCACAACAGTCACATTTGAAGGGCCGGTCCTCGCTGTGGCGAAAGCGCATGTGGTTGCGGAGGGAAGACGGCAGCGGGCAGGTCATATCACACAGAGGACACTTATAGTGGTTCactgagagaagcagagagggggCTGTGATCTGAAGCCGGGCGGAAACCCGGAGGGAGGGCCAGGAGCTTGGGGGCTCCGGCTACTCACCATGGTTACGCATATGGTCCCGCAGGAGCCGCTCCGTGGCAAATCTCTTGGAACAGTGAGAGCACTGGAAGCGCtgctctggggtggggcaggcagaagacagggtgggctgggggaggcgCAGAGAGGAGAGCAAGCCCGGGAGAGGGGAACCACCAAGAAAGGGGGAGCTTAAGAACTAGGGATGGACGCAGTACCACTGAACGAGCCTGGGACTTGGGAGTCGAGAACCTGAATTAGAATCCCTGCTGGACCCCAAACTAGCTGTGCACCTAACTAGTGATTTAACCTGAGACTCAGTTTTGTCCTCTGCAAAAAAGGGGATAAGAAGCACACCTCATGGGGCTGTGAGGATTCACTGGACAAAGAGATAGGGCACAGAGTAAGCACCGAATAACAATATCTAATGATTCTTAGGCAGCCAAGGCTGTGGCAGATGACTGAGCCCTAAGGACAGATGTAGCCAAGTTGCAGAGGCCTTCACTAGCCCCCTCTCCTGGGAACatgcccctaacccccaccccACGCAGGATAGCCTGCAcccactccccttcctctctgatTGCTTACGATCCAACGAGGTCTGGCGACGGATGTGATCTAAGAACTTGGTGTTGTTGGCAAACATGCCCCCACAGGTGGGGCAGGCCACCACCTTCTCCTGGGTGTGGCTGCGGAGGTGCTCTCGAAGCTTCCGGCAGTCCTTGAAGGTGCAGGTACAGCCTGGGAAGGAAGGCCCAGTCACGCTCCAGCCACGGACCCCCAGAGCAGGCTCTGGTGCCAAGTCTCCAGCTGGCAGCCACCCTTACCCCATGGGACTGGGTCCATACCTAGCTGCCTTAGGCCCTCAGCAACCCCAGGCGTTTTTAAAGGCCAGAAGTTAAGGAGCAGCCCTACCTTTCCAGCCACACAGCACCACATGGTTGTCCTTGCCGACTGCCTGGTATTCACAGCATAAGCTGTGCGCTTCCACGTGCCGATAGAACCACTCGGGATTGTCGaaggaactctgtgccaggagcAACTTGCGGTAAGGACTGAGGATGGGTAGAGGGCCTTTGACCCCTACGTTTCCAAGGGGGGCTCCTTGGCTGTCTCCCAAATTAAGTTGACGGGGACATGAAAGTTGGAGGAAGGGAGCTACCCAGAAATAAGATGCTAGTAGGAACCTGGCATACATAAGGGCATCCCTGAAAGGGTCAAGGCATCATGAGCTAAGATCCCCAACTTCCCTCCGCCCCTATTCCCAGTACTGCCCGCTGACCTCACAGTGCTCCCACAGACACAGGAAGTGATCGGGGATGTCAGGGATGATGTTGCGGCTCTGGAAGTCCAGGATGCAGGGACTGAGGTTGGCCTGGCTCTGCAGAGCCTGCAGCCCCCACTGCTTCAGCTTGGTGTGGTAGCAGTGGAAGTAGACATGGCGGATGAGGTCAGCCGAACTGTCCATAGAACAAAAGCCACACTCCTGCCACAAGCAGGAGAATTCTTCCTCTGCATAAAGGGGTTTAGAGGTAAGAGTCTGACATTTTGCAAAGCTCAGCTCTCCTACCTATAGCACTTAGCagtgggagaggaggctggacTCTGACCCAATCAGCAGCAGTTCATTCGGCAAATACCAGCAATTTAACCACCACCAAtcgtgccaggcactggggatataacAAGTAAAAAGAGTTGCAGTCCTTACCCTCACAGCAGCTTTCAGTCATGGAGAAAAAACATTAATCAAATAACcacatgtataaatataaaactgcaGCCAGTTACAAGGTCCATGAGGAGGGCAGGGGTCTGGGGTACTATAACATCGTCAAAGAGAGGTCATTTGGCGTGGACAGGGATGACTTGGAAATGTCCCTGTGTTGAGAGGTGATGGGCGAATATCTGTAAACTAGAGGGAGAAGTGTGGTTGAGGTAGAAGGAAGGGTGTGTGCAAGGCCCAGTGCCAAAATCTCCCAGAAGGCAGGTGTAGCTGGCAGGCGCTagtcgctccgggtttctgccgCTGCCTCCCAGGCCAGGACACCTCCCACTCCTTCCTTCAGACCAGTCCTTTCTTTCCCCATATTCTGCCAGAGACCTGTCCACTCTGGGAAAGCCATCGACTGCTGCAGTCCACTGCCTAGCTCTCGAGCAGCTCTCTCCAAGAACATTTTCAATTCTTTATAGGGGTTTACTTGTTTTAGAAAGTACGTACTTTAAAACATATAAGAaatgggcatctgggtggctcagttggttaagtgtctgccttcagctcaggtcatgatcccagggtcctgagatcaagtcctgcattgggctccctgctcagcggggaatctgcttctccctttacccctctcccctgctagTGCGCGTGAGTGtccgagctctctctctcaaaaacaaataaataaaatcttaaaaaaaaaaaaaaatggggcgcctgagtggctcagctggttgagcacccaactcttgatcttggctcaagtcttgatctcacagtagtgagttcaagccccatgctgggcacagaacctactttaaaacacacacacacacacacacacacacaccctaattTCTTTCATACATATATTATTTGACTTCTGAAACTATTACTTATAGTTCATAGTCACTAGACTTAAAACAGAATTTGAGGTAGGGGAAAGAGGGCTGCCTCTGTATTTTCTATAGAACAGAATTCTTTAAACTGTATTGTGACCTATTAGTAACTGGAGAAATCAATTAGGGGATTGCaaaccaatttctttctttttttttttaagattttatttatttatttgacagagagaaagagagagagcacaagcagggggagtggcaggcagagggagagggagaagcaggatccccgttgagcagggagcccaatgcggggctcgatcccaggaccctgggatcatgacctgagccgaaggcagacgcttaaccaactgagccactcaggcaccctacaaaccaatttttttttaaaggaggctccatgcccaacgtggggcttgaactcatgaccctgagatcaagagtcactccaccgactgagccagccaggcgtccatccccatttttttttttttaaataaagaacaagaTAGAACACTTCAGAGAGCACCTAATAAAGGCAAGGgttgtttcaagtattttttaacttttgtgtatGGGGTTGGGATATAAAATGTATTCCTAACTGGTAGTTGCAGTAAAGAAAACATCGAGAAGCATTACCAGAGAATCAGAAGAGCAGGCTGTTGACAGCTTGTACAAtatgatcctttttaaaaaaataaaaccatccttatctaatgtatgtatatatgcagaAAGACATCAAAAGAATGCTCACTAAAGTACTGTCAGTAATTGCCCTTTGACGGCAGGCTGGCAGATTCGTTCCGCTTACCCTGTTGAATCCGTTTTCTACAAGGCATCTGTCTACCATGTTTTTAGAAGCAAAAACAGCCTAAGTAGGAAAGTCAGATTTTGCACCTTCCTTGAGCTCTTTCCCCTTCATGTCCTGCTCCCTTACCGAGcaggtcctcctcctcctcctcgtcctccccGGAGCCGCGCACGTGCTGCTGCAGGTGCCGAGTGACATGCTCGCAGAACTCCTCCATGGCCGAGCACACAAAGGAGCAGGACCCCCACTCACACTGGAGCCCCAGGTTCTCCTTTCGGGGAACTTTCCCCGGGGGCGGCATGGCCTTCACCCTAGAGGAGGAAGAAATCCACAGCTGCAAGGATCCTACCAAGTGTCACTGGGGGTGAACGGCTGCCCAGCCTGCCAAGAACCAGTAGGCCTTTCTCCCGTGACCCATGAGAAACAGCTACTCCAGCTCAGTTCCTCAAACCCCTGGAAGCTGTCTGGTCTTCTTGCGAAGGGAAAACACAAACTAACGTTATTGAgagcatgccaggcactgagctaagaACTTGAACAGCCGATTTCTCACGAAGCTTCAGAGCAACAGGCCGAGAAGGAATTAATTATTCTGGTAGGATGCAGAACAGTGTGCACAGGTTCAAAGAGATGGCCTGGACAAGGAACAGACTTCAAATCCAGACTCCTGTGTCTAccacctaccagctgtgtgaccgtAGTAGCCAAGTAACTTCACCCTTCTAATCCTGAACATCCTCAGCTTCGAAATGGGGATAACAaaacactttgtttttaatttcacacCTACTATAGGTCAAGCACCATATTAAGCACATTACACGATGTCACTGAATTACCAACACCACCCAATGAGGGAAGtactatttttaacttcatttacaGATAAGAACTTCAGGTTCGGAGAGGTCAACTGGTTTGCTCAAGGCCAGACACTAGTGGTGTGGCAGGGTTAGGTCACGCTGACTCCAAAGTCCAAATTCTTTCTAACCCACACGGCTTGCGGATGAACCCAGAAGCAATTTACCTCTTACTGCATCCCATCCTAAGTCCCCGCCAGAATTTTAAACCACCATACAATCTGCCTTTGTCTAACCTACCCAGTGGTTACTCACCACTGCCCTAACATCCTCTAGACTAAAATGTCCAGGTGACCTTGAACAACAGACATTTGAAGTGGGCAGATCCACTCATATGCAGAGTTTTGCAATACTTTTTGAATACACTGGAAAGCTTTTTGGAGGtttgcaacaatttgaaaaaatttgCAGACGAACTGTGCAGTCTAgacatatataaagaattaagaaaaaagtatgtCATGAATACATAAATACTAGTCTATTTTAGAACACtagtctattttattatttactatttgttatccattatttattatttactatcataaaaaatatacacaaatctattataaaaagttaaaatttatcggggcacctggctggcttagtcggtggcaCATGTAACTCTTGACctcacggtcatgagttcaagccccacactgggtgcagtaCGTGTAACATCTGCAGTGTTTTGTTTCATATAAAACAATattggatggggcgcctgggtggctcagttggttaagcgactgccttcggctcaggtcatgatcctggagtccagggatcaagtcccacatcaggctccctgctcagcggggggtctgcttctccctctgaccctcttccctctcatgctctctctctctcattctctttctctcaaataaataaataaaatcttaaaaaaaaaacaaaaaacaatattgGTGTAGGTACTGACAGATGATTCACCTTATAAAGAGTTCACATAAACTTACAGCATCAATAAATACAGTCCAGTACTATAAgcgtattttctcttccttatgatttccctaatatcattttcttttctctagctcactttattgtaagaatatagtacacagtacatataacatacaaaacatgttgatcaactgtttatgttaatggtaaggcttccggtcaacagtagggCTATTAATAGTTGAGTTTtcagggagtcaaaagttacacattgGGGCCTCCTGGcaggttcagttggtggagcatgcaatcttttttttttttttaagattttatttatttatttgccagagacagagagagggagagtacaagcagggggagtggcaggcagagggagaagcaggctccttgctaagcaaggagccccatgtgggactcgatcccaggatcctgagatcatgacctgagccgaaggcagatgcttaaccatctgagccacccaggcgcccctgaagcatgtaatcttgatctcaaggttgtagaTTCtagcccccatgttgggtgtagagattacttaaaaataaaatctttaaaaaagcaaacaagcaaacaaaaaaacaaaaacaggggcacttgggtggctcagttcagctcaagtcatgatcccagggtcctgggatggagccccacgttgggctatctgctcagcggggagcctgcttctccctctgcctgccgctccccctgcttgtgcactcttgctctctgtcaaataagtaaaatctttaaaacaaaacaaaaaagttacacgtggatttttgactgcacgaGGGTTggcacccccaacccccatcttGTTCCAGGGTCAAATACAGATTCCATTTGAACATAAGAAGCTGTATCTATCCAGTTGATATTGTACCTTGGGTATTTACAGTGCTAGGCATGCTTAGGCctataataaatatctgttgaagaAAGCTGAGTAAGAAACTGCAGGTTCTCCATCTTTAATATGCATACAAATGCAAAGTTCTCCAGCCCCTTCTCTAGAGGTTCTGATTCAGGACGCCCGGCGTTAAGCCTAGAAATCTGTCCTTTCACCTCAGCACCCCAGTTCTGACGCAGGCAGTTCCAAGAGCAGTTTGTGGAACAATCAAAGAACAGTTTCCCTCATGTTCTGAACATGAACACTGAAAGCAACACTGAAAGCAAAAGGACAACACTGAAACCAAAAGTTCGGGGACAAGAGAGAACACTAACAGGGGCCTTGACTCTGCCCCTTGAGTGTCTTGGATGATGCCCCCCCGGTTGGTGCCCCTACCGTGGTGGGccctgggagggagcagggcacTGGTCTACCTGAAAGAGGTGGGAGCTCTGAAAAATACCACATACCAAGAcgggaaaaaaacagagaaaatacaaaatatacaaaatcctTCACGCCTACAAGTACAAGAACCTAATGTACCTGCTTATCAGAGAAACCCTTTTTTAATCCACAGCTTCTGCCTCCCCTCTGAGAAGAAGCCAGTGACCTTTGACACTCTGAGGTGTACATGGGGCT encodes the following:
- the LOC110586148 gene encoding histone H4 transcription factor isoform X2, with translation MTESCCEEEEFSCLWQECGFCSMDSSADLIRHVYFHCYHTKLKQWGLQALQSQANLSPCILDFQSRNIIPDIPDHFLCLWEHCESSFDNPEWFYRHVEAHSLCCEYQAVGKDNHVVLCGWKGCTCTFKDCRKLREHLRSHTQEKVVACPTCGGMFANNTKFLDHIRRQTSLDQQRFQCSHCSKRFATERLLRDHMRNHVNHYKCPLCDMTCPLPSSLRNHMRFRHSEDRPFKCDCCDYSCKNLIDLRKHLDTHSKEPAYRCDFENCSFSARSLCSIKSHYRKVHEGDSEPRYKCHVCDKCFTRGNNLTVHLREKHQFKWPSGHPRFRYKEHEDGYMRLQLVRYESVELTQQLLRQPQDGSGLGAALSESSLQGILLEAVPGEPGPQEEAEEEEEGGSSEGTGLSASQDTPSPIIHVVNQTNAQGEQEIVYYVLSEAPGGPPPSP
- the LOC110586148 gene encoding histone H4 transcription factor isoform X1; translated protein: MPPPGKVPRKENLGLQCEWGSCSFVCSAMEEFCEHVTRHLQQHVRGSGEDEEEEEDLLEEEFSCLWQECGFCSMDSSADLIRHVYFHCYHTKLKQWGLQALQSQANLSPCILDFQSRNIIPDIPDHFLCLWEHCESSFDNPEWFYRHVEAHSLCCEYQAVGKDNHVVLCGWKGCTCTFKDCRKLREHLRSHTQEKVVACPTCGGMFANNTKFLDHIRRQTSLDQQRFQCSHCSKRFATERLLRDHMRNHVNHYKCPLCDMTCPLPSSLRNHMRFRHSEDRPFKCDCCDYSCKNLIDLRKHLDTHSKEPAYRCDFENCSFSARSLCSIKSHYRKVHEGDSEPRYKCHVCDKCFTRGNNLTVHLREKHQFKWPSGHPRFRYKEHEDGYMRLQLVRYESVELTQQLLRQPQDGSGLGAALSESSLQGILLEAVPGEPGPQEEAEEEEEGGSSEGTGLSASQDTPSPIIHVVNQTNAQGEQEIVYYVLSEAPGGPPPSP